One Streptococcus sp. zg-86 DNA window includes the following coding sequences:
- the plsY gene encoding glycerol-3-phosphate 1-O-acyltransferase PlsY, protein MMKTIVLLLIAYLLGSIPSGLWIGQIFFHKNIREYGSGNIGTTNTFRVLGKQAGISVFIVDFLKGTLAVLLPILLHAEGVSPVIFGLVAVLGHTFPLFAQFKGGKAVATSAGMLMGFAPLFCLYLILVFAVTLYLTSMVSLSSVIGALLGMVGALLFPSIGFLIPSYDLVFTLVILFLGSFVIVRHKENIERILKKEENLVPWGLNLTKQNQKI, encoded by the coding sequence ATGATGAAAACGATAGTACTTTTATTGATTGCTTACTTATTAGGTTCAATCCCTTCTGGTTTGTGGATTGGGCAGATTTTTTTCCATAAAAACATCCGCGAGTATGGCTCGGGAAATATCGGAACGACCAATACCTTCCGTGTTCTGGGCAAACAAGCTGGCATTTCGGTCTTTATTGTAGACTTTTTAAAAGGGACCTTAGCTGTCCTTCTGCCCATCTTGCTTCATGCTGAAGGAGTGTCTCCTGTTATATTTGGCTTGGTGGCTGTGCTAGGACATACCTTTCCACTCTTTGCTCAATTTAAGGGGGGCAAGGCTGTTGCAACATCCGCAGGTATGCTCATGGGATTTGCTCCCCTCTTTTGCCTCTACCTCATTCTCGTTTTTGCGGTTACGCTTTACCTAACGTCAATGGTATCCTTATCAAGTGTCATCGGCGCCCTCCTCGGTATGGTCGGAGCTCTGCTATTTCCAAGTATTGGCTTTCTCATTCCCAGCTATGACCTCGTCTTTACCCTCGTTATTCTCTTTTTAGGAAGCTTTGTCATTGTCCGACACAAAGAAAATATCGAGCGCATTCTCAAAAAAGAAGAAAATCTCGTCCCTTGGGGATTGAATCTAACCAAACAAAACCAAAAAATCTAA
- a CDS encoding dihydroorotase, with protein sequence MLLIKNGRVMDPKTGFDQVCDVLVKDKKIVQIAKNIDAEATRVVDATGMVVAPGLIDIHVHFREPGQTHKEDIHTGALSAAAGGFTRVVMMANTSPTISTVETLEEVLQSAKREAIHIHSVATITENFDGQHLTDFEGLLKAGAAGFSDDGIPLTSSRVVREALEKAKKLGTFISLHEEDPELNGILGLNEEIARKHFHICGATGVAEYSMVARDVMIAYATKAPVHIQHLSKEESVKVVEFAQQLGAQVTAEVAPQHFSKTESLLLTQGSNAKMNPPLRLESDRLAVIEGLKSGVISIIATDHAPHHKDEKNVADITQAPSGMTGLETSLSLGLTYLVQAGHLTLMELLEKMTVNPAKLYQFDAGYLSENGPADITIFAPDAERTVAPDFQSKASNSPFVGEELVGQVCYTICDGEIVYEVD encoded by the coding sequence ATGTTACTTATCAAAAATGGTCGTGTGATGGACCCTAAAACAGGATTTGATCAGGTGTGTGATGTCTTGGTTAAAGACAAGAAAATCGTGCAAATTGCAAAGAATATTGACGCAGAAGCAACCCGTGTTGTAGATGCGACAGGTATGGTTGTAGCTCCTGGTTTGATTGATATTCATGTGCATTTTAGAGAGCCAGGGCAGACACACAAGGAAGATATTCATACAGGAGCCCTGTCTGCAGCTGCTGGTGGCTTTACACGAGTGGTCATGATGGCCAATACCAGCCCAACTATTTCAACGGTAGAAACCTTGGAAGAAGTCTTACAATCAGCCAAACGAGAAGCCATTCATATTCATTCGGTGGCGACCATTACGGAGAATTTTGATGGGCAACACTTGACGGATTTTGAGGGCTTATTGAAAGCAGGGGCAGCAGGATTCTCAGATGATGGCATTCCCTTGACCAGTAGTCGCGTGGTCCGTGAGGCTCTGGAAAAGGCGAAAAAATTAGGGACCTTTATCAGTCTTCATGAAGAAGATCCAGAATTAAATGGTATTTTAGGGCTTAATGAAGAAATTGCCCGCAAGCATTTTCATATCTGTGGTGCAACAGGTGTAGCAGAGTATAGCATGGTGGCGCGTGATGTCATGATTGCCTATGCCACTAAAGCACCTGTCCACATTCAACATTTGTCCAAGGAAGAAAGTGTCAAGGTAGTCGAATTTGCCCAGCAATTAGGGGCGCAAGTCACGGCAGAAGTAGCACCGCAGCATTTTTCTAAAACGGAAAGCCTACTCTTGACTCAAGGCAGCAATGCCAAGATGAATCCGCCTTTACGCTTGGAATCAGACCGCTTGGCAGTCATTGAGGGATTGAAATCAGGAGTTATCTCCATTATCGCAACTGATCATGCCCCTCATCATAAGGACGAGAAAAACGTAGCAGATATTACCCAAGCACCGTCTGGCATGACTGGCCTAGAAACCTCCCTATCGCTTGGTTTGACCTATTTGGTTCAGGCAGGTCATTTGACCTTGATGGAGTTATTGGAAAAAATGACAGTGAATCCTGCTAAGCTCTACCAGTTTGATGCAGGGTATTTGTCAGAAAATGGTCCAGCAGACATTACGATTTTCGCTCCAGATGCGGAACGAACCGTTGCGCCTGATTTTCAATCTAAGGCTAGCAATTCGCCATTTGTCGGTGAAGAGTTGGTAGGTCAGGTCTGCTACACGATTTGCGATGGTGAGATTGTCTATGAGGTAGACTAG
- a CDS encoding glycosyltransferase family 2 protein → MISVIVPCFNEEEAIPIFYQEMERIRQQMAEDFEYLFINDGSTDQTLEVLRDLASQDMAVQYLSFSRNFGKEAALYAGLKEARGDLVTVMDVDLQDPPELLIEMKAMLDINADLDCVGTRRVTRAGEPPIRSVFATLFYKIMNKISQVEVVDGARDFRLMRRHMVDGILEVSEYNRFSKGIFAWVGFETKYLPYENVERVAGETSWSFWKLLSYSIEGIINFSEVPLNIASYLGFLTFLFSLLMMVVIVVKTLVFGDPTIGWPSTICIILFLGGLQLMTIGILGKYVSKVFLETKKRPIYLVKERSKKKEV, encoded by the coding sequence ATGATTTCAGTCATTGTTCCCTGCTTCAATGAAGAAGAAGCAATTCCGATTTTTTATCAGGAAATGGAGAGAATCCGACAGCAAATGGCGGAAGATTTTGAGTACCTTTTTATCAATGATGGTTCTACAGATCAGACCTTAGAGGTGTTGCGTGATTTGGCCAGTCAAGATATGGCAGTTCAATACCTTTCTTTTTCAAGAAATTTTGGCAAGGAAGCGGCACTTTATGCAGGTCTCAAAGAAGCAAGGGGAGATTTGGTCACGGTTATGGATGTAGACTTGCAAGATCCGCCAGAATTACTGATTGAAATGAAGGCTATGCTAGACATCAATGCTGATTTGGATTGTGTTGGAACACGCCGTGTGACCCGTGCTGGTGAACCTCCAATTCGTAGCGTATTTGCGACTCTATTCTACAAAATAATGAACAAAATCAGCCAGGTAGAAGTAGTGGACGGAGCCCGTGATTTTCGTTTGATGCGCCGTCACATGGTAGATGGAATCTTAGAGGTATCCGAGTACAATCGCTTTTCAAAAGGAATTTTTGCCTGGGTTGGTTTTGAAACGAAGTATCTGCCCTATGAAAATGTCGAACGTGTAGCTGGTGAAACCAGTTGGTCTTTCTGGAAACTCTTGTCTTACTCGATTGAGGGGATTATCAATTTCTCAGAAGTTCCACTCAATATCGCTTCTTATTTGGGATTTTTGACCTTTCTCTTTTCTCTTTTGATGATGGTAGTGATTGTCGTTAAAACCTTGGTATTCGGCGATCCGACTATCGGTTGGCCGTCAACAATTTGTATCATTTTATTTTTAGGTGGTTTGCAGCTAATGACCATTGGAATTTTAGGGAAATATGTCTCAAAGGTCTTTCTAGAAACCAAGAAACGTCCGATTTATTTAGTCAAAGAAAGAAGCAAGAAAAAGGAAGTGTGA
- a CDS encoding glycosyltransferase family 39 protein, which yields MYQLFFKCLQKIMWLLLLFWLAVVVKHLLALPWIGIGLTVIIGLLYLVKKELLGRAYAYAMCHKKVLLTLALLFQIAVVLSANLLVRRDAAVVITGALHLIEEQSISNYLTRNPNNLALFLYARGLYHLFGQATIWLLQVLGILYMNGTAYILYRVGRDFSSQRVADMVFSLYLVLLGFSPYVIQTYTDITSLPFLAAQLYLMVALLKEEEKGTQRLCLLGLVTALASVLRPTALVIVIAFGMVLFLKGNWQRFIHAMAVLGCSFGLIFGSLSYGMNQQKEVKIVHDETLAKGLTTFINLGLTYSGTDQEDMKKGLLQYIAPERRSNYNNGMFAQANELKEIKRRLHAYTPISFIGHLGYKLENTLYDGALNWLYTKPEDEKTPLISPLYIYTKDNAVAEVIRQSVIEYDGKYYAAYKAIKQVVWVVTVIGLFGVVWRYRSDDAMNFLSLSLFGGMLFLMIFEGGKTRYLLQFFPQIVLLSSLGLTRMFQKERKI from the coding sequence ATGTATCAGTTATTTTTTAAGTGTCTGCAAAAAATAATGTGGCTTCTGCTTCTGTTTTGGCTAGCGGTTGTGGTCAAGCATTTACTAGCTCTGCCTTGGATTGGGATTGGTCTTACTGTCATTATTGGCCTTCTCTATCTTGTCAAAAAAGAGCTGCTGGGTAGGGCTTATGCCTATGCCATGTGTCATAAAAAAGTCTTGTTGACCCTTGCGCTGCTGTTTCAAATTGCGGTAGTGTTATCTGCCAATCTGCTGGTCAGGCGAGATGCTGCGGTAGTCATCACAGGGGCTTTACATCTGATAGAAGAGCAATCAATCTCCAATTATCTGACACGGAATCCTAATAATCTGGCCCTGTTTTTATATGCCAGAGGACTTTATCATCTGTTTGGACAGGCTACTATTTGGCTACTCCAAGTTTTAGGAATCCTTTATATGAACGGGACGGCTTATATTCTGTACCGAGTTGGTCGTGATTTCTCTAGTCAGCGAGTTGCAGATATGGTCTTTAGTCTCTACCTAGTCTTGCTTGGCTTTTCGCCCTATGTCATTCAAACCTATACAGATATTACATCCCTTCCATTTTTGGCAGCTCAGCTCTACCTAATGGTAGCGCTGTTAAAAGAGGAGGAGAAAGGTACTCAACGCTTGTGTTTGTTGGGCTTGGTGACTGCGCTTGCGAGCGTTCTTCGTCCTACTGCCTTGGTGATTGTGATTGCCTTTGGTATGGTCTTGTTTTTGAAAGGAAACTGGCAACGGTTTATCCATGCGATGGCTGTCTTGGGTTGTAGTTTTGGGCTAATCTTTGGCAGCTTGAGCTATGGAATGAATCAGCAGAAAGAAGTAAAGATTGTCCATGATGAAACCTTGGCAAAGGGACTGACAACCTTTATCAATCTAGGTTTAACCTACTCTGGGACGGACCAAGAAGATATGAAAAAAGGCTTATTGCAGTATATTGCTCCAGAACGCAGAAGCAACTACAATAATGGCATGTTTGCCCAAGCAAATGAACTCAAAGAAATCAAACGTCGCCTCCATGCCTATACCCCTATTTCTTTCATAGGTCATTTAGGTTACAAGCTGGAAAACACCCTGTATGACGGCGCCTTGAATTGGTTGTATACCAAGCCTGAAGATGAGAAAACGCCCTTGATTTCACCACTCTATATCTATACAAAAGACAATGCGGTTGCAGAAGTTATTCGTCAGTCAGTCATTGAGTATGACGGGAAGTATTATGCTGCTTACAAAGCGATAAAACAAGTTGTTTGGGTCGTGACCGTTATTGGCTTATTTGGGGTGGTGTGGCGCTATCGGTCAGATGATGCCATGAATTTTTTAAGTTTGAGTCTTTTTGGTGGTATGTTATTTCTCATGATATTCGAGGGCGGAAAGACACGGTATTTATTACAGTTTTTCCCACAGATTGTATTGCTATCAAGCCTTGGCTTAACAAGGATGTTTCAAAAGGAAAGGAAAATATGA
- a CDS encoding uracil-DNA glycosylase, with the protein MEHSAWHDLIKQQLPKGYFGKINHFLDSVYGQGVVYPPREKVFNAIQTTALEDVKVVILGQDPYHGPKQAQGLSFSVPNDLPAPPSLQNILKELADDVGEKIQHDLTPWAEQGVLLLNASLTVPAGQANGHAGQIWESFTDAIIKVVNQKESPVVFILWGSYARKKKSLVTNPQHFVIESAHPSPLSAYRGFFGSKPFSRTNHFLENKGLTPINWLL; encoded by the coding sequence ATGGAACATTCGGCCTGGCATGATTTAATTAAACAGCAACTCCCTAAAGGCTATTTTGGAAAAATCAATCACTTTTTGGATTCTGTCTACGGACAAGGAGTAGTGTATCCACCGAGGGAAAAAGTCTTTAATGCTATTCAGACAACAGCCTTAGAAGATGTAAAAGTGGTTATCTTGGGGCAAGATCCCTATCATGGTCCTAAGCAGGCACAGGGCTTGAGCTTTTCTGTACCCAATGATTTACCTGCCCCTCCGTCTTTGCAAAATATCTTAAAAGAACTGGCAGATGATGTGGGTGAAAAAATTCAGCACGATTTAACACCCTGGGCAGAACAAGGTGTCTTGCTGCTCAATGCTAGTTTGACGGTTCCTGCTGGACAGGCCAATGGCCATGCTGGACAAATTTGGGAGTCGTTTACGGATGCCATTATCAAGGTGGTCAATCAAAAAGAAAGCCCAGTTGTCTTTATTCTTTGGGGATCTTATGCCCGTAAGAAAAAATCTTTAGTGACCAATCCTCAGCATTTTGTTATTGAATCAGCTCATCCCAGTCCCTTGTCTGCTTATCGTGGCTTTTTTGGCAGCAAGCCCTTTTCACGAACCAATCACTTTTTAGAAAACAAGGGACTAACGCCAATTAACTGGCTTTTGTAG
- a CDS encoding NUDIX hydrolase, with the protein MVKLATICYLDNGKELLMLHRNKKENDVHAGKWIGVGGKLEAGETPQECAVREIFEETGLHAKPVLKGIITFPEFTPDHDWYTYVFKATEFEGELRDCDEGTLEWVPYEEVLDKPTWEGDHTFVSWLLDDKQFFSAKFSYKGDELVDSQVDFYE; encoded by the coding sequence ATGGTAAAATTAGCGACAATTTGTTATCTCGACAACGGAAAAGAATTGCTCATGTTGCACCGCAACAAAAAAGAAAATGATGTCCATGCCGGCAAATGGATTGGCGTTGGGGGTAAGTTAGAAGCGGGCGAAACTCCGCAGGAATGCGCTGTGAGAGAAATTTTTGAAGAAACAGGTTTGCATGCAAAGCCCGTCTTAAAGGGGATTATTACCTTTCCAGAATTTACGCCAGACCATGATTGGTATACCTATGTCTTTAAGGCAACAGAGTTTGAGGGTGAGTTGAGGGATTGTGACGAAGGAACGCTTGAATGGGTCCCTTACGAGGAAGTGTTAGATAAACCGACCTGGGAGGGTGATCACACCTTTGTTTCTTGGTTACTGGATGACAAACAATTCTTTTCTGCTAAATTTAGCTACAAGGGTGATGAACTGGTAGACAGTCAGGTAGATTTTTATGAATAA
- a CDS encoding Gfo/Idh/MocA family protein, producing MSEKSLKWATLGTGVIAHELAQALQGLGGNLYSVANRTYEKGLAFADQYGIQKVYREIDEVFADDEVDIIYISTPHNTHINFLRKALAAGKHVLCEKSITLNSAELEEAIQLAEEKGLVLAEAMTIYHMPIYRQLKDVVDSGKLGPLKMIQMNFGSYKDYDMTNRFFNRELAGGALLDIGVYALSFVRWFMSSCPQNILSQVQFAPTGVDEQVGILLTNQEGEMATISLSLHAKQPKRGMLAYDKAYIELYEYPRGQKAVITYTEDGHQEVIETGDTKDALRYEVLDMERAVAGNDNQMYLAYSRDVMEMMTKLRSDWGLTYPEEEEERGS from the coding sequence ATGAGTGAAAAATCATTAAAGTGGGCAACGCTGGGAACAGGTGTGATTGCGCATGAACTTGCTCAAGCGTTGCAAGGATTGGGTGGAAATCTTTATTCTGTCGCCAATCGTACCTATGAAAAAGGATTAGCCTTTGCAGACCAATATGGCATACAAAAAGTCTACCGTGAGATTGATGAAGTTTTTGCAGATGACGAAGTGGATATTATCTATATTTCAACACCTCATAATACGCATATCAACTTTCTGCGCAAGGCTTTAGCAGCAGGGAAGCACGTTTTATGTGAAAAATCTATTACCTTAAATAGTGCTGAATTGGAAGAAGCGATTCAGCTTGCAGAAGAAAAGGGGCTTGTATTAGCCGAGGCAATGACCATTTACCACATGCCCATTTATCGCCAGTTGAAAGATGTGGTGGATTCAGGGAAACTTGGTCCACTCAAAATGATTCAGATGAATTTTGGTAGCTACAAAGATTATGACATGACCAATCGGTTTTTCAATCGAGAACTAGCAGGTGGAGCCTTATTAGACATCGGTGTCTATGCCCTATCATTTGTGAGATGGTTTATGTCTTCTTGTCCTCAGAATATCCTTTCTCAAGTACAATTTGCTCCGACAGGTGTTGATGAACAGGTAGGAATCTTGTTGACCAATCAAGAAGGGGAAATGGCAACCATTAGCTTGAGTCTTCATGCTAAACAGCCAAAAAGGGGAATGCTAGCTTATGACAAGGCCTATATTGAACTCTATGAATATCCAAGAGGTCAAAAAGCAGTCATCACCTATACAGAAGATGGCCATCAGGAAGTGATTGAAACAGGGGATACAAAAGATGCCCTTCGTTATGAAGTTCTTGATATGGAGCGAGCGGTAGCAGGCAATGATAATCAGATGTATCTAGCTTATAGTCGTGATGTTATGGAGATGATGACAAAGTTACGTAGCGACTGGGGCTTAACCTACCCAGAAGAAGAGGAAGAAAGAGGCAGTTAA